Genomic window (Paucidesulfovibrio gracilis DSM 16080):
TCACTCGGTTTCGCATTCTTGGGGTGCTTTGCACCTTCGCCCTTTTGCTGGGGCTGACGCTACCCGGCCCCTCCGCGGCCCAGGATTGCCTGCGCCTGGGCATGGACGAGTGGCCGCCCTATGAATATTCCGACAACGGCATCCCCCTGGGCATGTCCACGGATATCGTGCTGCGCGTACTGGAAAAGCTCGACAACGCCTGCGTTGATTCCCTGGAGGTCTATCCCTGGAAACGCGGGCTGAACCTGCTGCGCGCCGGGGAACTGGACGTGCTTTTCACTGCGGACTACCGCCCCGCACGTCTGGCCTGGGCCAGATATCCCAATGAATCCCTGGTGGATTCAGGCTGGGTGGTCTACGTACGAAAGGACAACAAGCAGCTCCAGGATGTACGGCGGCTGGAAGAGCTTCACGGTCTGACCGTGGGAACGGTCATCGGGTACGGTTACCCCTCCAAGGTGGTACTCTTCCTGAA
Coding sequences:
- a CDS encoding substrate-binding periplasmic protein; the encoded protein is MYVYGMENPFTRFRILGVLCTFALLLGLTLPGPSAAQDCLRLGMDEWPPYEYSDNGIPLGMSTDIVLRVLEKLDNACVDSLEVYPWKRGLNLLRAGELDVLFTADYRPARLAWARYPNESLVDSGWVVYVRKDNKQLQDVRRLEELHGLTVGTVIGYGYPSKVVLFLNGEARQSPVASDELNFRRLDAGRIDALICDRYNGAYLARKLNLQNMLRVLPEEIATSRLYPMFSRKTVSASLVERFSATLKAFKKTDEYRKILERWIHHKS